In Streptomyces sp. SN-593, a single genomic region encodes these proteins:
- a CDS encoding DUF4232 domain-containing protein, which yields MRKSSLAAGAAVFAAAVLGGAPAMASSPVDDASGTPMCGTSQLSAALGGGDAGAGNLYRYLVITNTGSTTCHLTGYPGLSMLDANGRQIGQPATRDARTYAAVVLRPGAAASDTIHTVNHQGTCLPASTKLKVYPPGNTASLTIPGAITDCYNTFAITPLAAGKGGNDGGTPTTPPSTAPTAAPSAGTGGAQVPTVPSGAPDTGLAAVSHSSDSTALAATGAGVAAVGVAGIAVALRRKVRDGR from the coding sequence ATGCGCAAGAGTTCACTCGCCGCGGGGGCCGCGGTGTTCGCGGCGGCCGTGCTGGGCGGGGCGCCGGCGATGGCGTCCTCACCCGTCGACGACGCGTCCGGCACCCCGATGTGCGGCACCTCGCAGCTCAGCGCCGCCCTCGGCGGCGGCGACGCGGGCGCCGGGAACCTCTACCGCTACCTGGTGATCACCAACACCGGCTCGACGACGTGCCACCTGACCGGGTATCCGGGCCTGTCGATGCTCGACGCGAACGGCCGGCAGATCGGCCAGCCCGCCACCCGCGACGCCCGGACCTACGCCGCGGTCGTGCTCCGGCCCGGCGCGGCGGCCAGCGACACCATCCACACGGTCAACCACCAGGGCACCTGCCTGCCGGCGTCCACGAAGCTGAAGGTCTACCCGCCGGGGAACACCGCGTCGCTGACCATCCCGGGCGCGATCACCGACTGCTACAACACCTTCGCCATCACCCCGCTGGCGGCGGGCAAGGGCGGGAACGACGGCGGTACCCCGACCACCCCGCCCTCCACGGCTCCGACCGCCGCGCCCTCCGCGGGCACCGGCGGCGCGCAGGTGCCGACGGTGCCCTCGGGCGCCCCCGACACGGGCCTGGCGGCCGTCTCGCACAGCAGTGACTCCACCGCGCTCGCCGCGACCGGCGCGGGTGTGGCCGCGGTCGGCGTGGCCGGCATCGCGGTGGCGCTGCGCCGCAAGGTGCGGGACGGCCGTTGA
- a CDS encoding class F sortase, whose translation MSAPAGVTAVRQGAAGRRTRRGSALCALAAGLALLCGCQSTSPAQTPSDGGSVSPAAPATASAPAPAASARPMARSVPSRLRIPSIGVDTSVMALGLASDGEVKVPPIAKDSPAGWYDGSPTPGQLGPSVLLGHVTVGAYGDGVFLHLDRLRAGDSVAVTRADGSVATFAVDRVQTVAKSRFPTSSVYGNVDHPELRLITCGGTRISGGGGYPDNVIVYASLVSGS comes from the coding sequence TTGAGCGCCCCGGCCGGCGTGACCGCCGTTCGCCAGGGCGCCGCCGGCCGCCGGACCCGCCGCGGGAGCGCCCTGTGCGCCCTCGCGGCGGGCCTGGCGCTGCTGTGCGGGTGCCAGTCGACCTCGCCCGCGCAGACCCCGTCCGACGGCGGGTCGGTGAGCCCGGCCGCCCCGGCCACCGCCTCCGCCCCGGCTCCGGCCGCGTCCGCGCGGCCGATGGCGCGTTCGGTGCCGTCGCGGCTGCGCATCCCGTCGATCGGCGTCGACACCTCCGTCATGGCGCTGGGTCTGGCGTCCGACGGCGAGGTGAAGGTGCCGCCGATCGCGAAGGACTCCCCCGCGGGCTGGTACGACGGCTCGCCGACCCCGGGCCAGCTCGGCCCGTCGGTGCTCCTCGGCCACGTCACGGTGGGCGCGTACGGCGACGGGGTCTTCCTGCACCTGGACCGCCTGCGGGCGGGCGACTCCGTGGCGGTGACCCGCGCGGACGGCTCGGTGGCGACCTTCGCCGTCGACCGCGTGCAGACCGTCGCGAAGTCCCGTTTCCCGACGTCGTCGGTGTACGGGAACGTGGACCACCCCGAACTGCGTCTCATCACGTGCGGCGGGACCCGGATCAGCGGGGGCGGCGGCTACCCGGACAACGTGATCGTGTACGCCTCGCTGGTCTCCGGGTCGTGA
- a CDS encoding RNA polymerase sigma factor codes for MRSQERAASELFAALYPRLAGWVRKLVDDDGTAHEIAAEAFTRLWARWTKVEEPSGFLYVTAANLVRDHWRKLERERRALRRVKTEEAVKQQPEAADPTVRMLVQSLPERLRDPALLYYYADLPVREVAALLGRREGTVKADLHAARELLRAKLGGNHDRIS; via the coding sequence ATCCGGTCTCAAGAGCGCGCGGCCTCCGAGCTGTTCGCGGCCCTGTACCCGCGGCTGGCGGGCTGGGTGCGCAAGCTGGTGGACGACGACGGGACCGCGCACGAGATCGCCGCCGAGGCGTTCACCAGGCTCTGGGCCCGCTGGACGAAGGTGGAGGAACCCAGCGGCTTCCTGTACGTGACCGCGGCGAACCTGGTGCGCGACCACTGGCGCAAACTGGAGCGCGAGCGGCGCGCGCTGCGCCGGGTGAAGACGGAGGAAGCGGTGAAGCAGCAGCCGGAGGCGGCCGACCCCACGGTGCGGATGCTCGTGCAGTCGCTGCCGGAGCGGCTGCGCGACCCGGCTCTGCTCTACTACTACGCGGACCTGCCCGTCCGCGAGGTGGCGGCCCTGCTGGGCCGCCGGGAGGGCACCGTCAAGGCCGACCTGCACGCCGCCCGCGAACTGCTGCGCGCGAAGCTCGGGGGGAACCATGACCGGATTTCCTGA